In Benincasa hispida cultivar B227 unplaced genomic scaffold, ASM972705v1 Contig452, whole genome shotgun sequence, the following proteins share a genomic window:
- the LOC120069527 gene encoding transcription repressor OFP6-like, giving the protein MSNRKKKFTSIFSSTSGCGGCRKPKLSDVVEPNKKPTTTSFRRSSSTSSNDRNGGLSLDDEDCSSTTKSTTGIQSPVTIRIGDDSIAVEKDSDNPYEDFCRSMVQMIVEKRIYSPNGLQELLNCFLHLNSPYHHEIILKAFTHISNEFEYHRLWNISNNTDRKPPSAGEG; this is encoded by the coding sequence ATGTCTAATCGCAAGAAGAAGTTCACATCCATTTTCTCCTCCACCAGCGGCTGTGGCGGCTGTCGGAAACCGAAACTCTCCGACGTTGTCGAACCTAACAAGAAGCCAACCACCACTTCCTTCAGACGATCCTCTTCAACCTCGAGCAACGACCGGAATGGCGGTCTCTCTCTTGACGATGAAGACTGTAGCTCCACTACCAAATCCACCACCGGAATCCAAAGCCCAGTGACTATCCGCATCGGCGACGATAGCATCGCGGTCGAGAAGGATTCTGACAACCCATATGAGGATTTTTGCCGATCGATGGTTCAAATGATCGTGGAGAAGAGAATTTACTCCCCCAATGGTCTTCAAGAGCTTCTCAATTGCTTCCTCCATCTCAATTCTCCTTACCATCATGAAATCATCCTCAAAGCTTTCACTCACATTtcaaatgagtttgaatacCACCGCCTTTGGAATATCTCTAATAATACTGACCGGAAACCGCCGTCCGCCGGTGAAGGTTGA